A section of the Bacillus pumilus genome encodes:
- the rplN gene encoding 50S ribosomal protein L14 has product MIQQETRLKVADNSGAREVLTIKVLGGSGRKTANIGDVIVCTVKQATPGGVVKKGEVVKAVIVRTKSGARRNDGSYISFDENACVIIRDDKSPRGTRIFGPVARELRDNNYMKIVSLAPEVL; this is encoded by the coding sequence GACAACTCTGGCGCACGCGAAGTACTAACGATTAAAGTTCTTGGTGGCTCTGGACGTAAGACGGCTAACATCGGTGATGTCATTGTTTGTACGGTTAAACAAGCAACACCAGGAGGCGTTGTCAAAAAAGGTGAAGTTGTGAAAGCAGTTATCGTTCGTACAAAGAGCGGAGCTCGCAGAAACGATGGATCTTACATCAGTTTCGATGAAAATGCATGTGTCATTATCCGTGACGACAAGAGCCCACGTGGAACTCGTATCTTCGGACCAGTAGCACGTGAACTTCGTGACAACAACTATATGAAAATTGTTTCTCTAGCACCAGAAGTACTTTAA